From Acidobacteriota bacterium, the proteins below share one genomic window:
- the pruA gene encoding L-glutamate gamma-semialdehyde dehydrogenase, translating to MLTEFKNEPLTDFSVEENRRKMEEAISFVASKLGEEYDPIIGGKRIRMKDKIRSLNPSKFDEVVGLVSRADVRLAEKAIDTALKTFETWKLVPPAERARYLVKAAAVMRRRKLELAAWMVFEIGKNWMEADADVAEAIDFLDFYAREMIRYSQPQPTLPYAGEDNELVYIPLGVGVVIPPWNFPLAILTGMTSASIVAGNTVVLKPASDTPVIAAKFMEVLEEAGLPPGVVNYLPGSGGTIGDYLVTHPKTRFITFTGSKEVGLRINALASKHQKGQIWIKRVIAEMGGKDTIIVDRDTDLDAAVDGIVNSAFGFQGQKCSACSRVVALKEVYDELLRKLVARVKKIKTGPVREYENYLGPVSSKNAFESILNYIEIGKKEGSLLTGGKKVRSDGWFIQPTIIADVKPNARISQEEIFGPVLAIIKARNFDEAMKIVNNTEYGLTGGVYSRKREHLERARKEFHVGNLYLNRKITGALVAVQPFGGFNMSGTDSKAGGRDYLLLFMQAKTITERF from the coding sequence ATGCTTACTGAATTCAAGAACGAGCCGTTGACCGATTTTTCTGTTGAGGAAAACCGCAGGAAGATGGAGGAGGCTATCTCCTTCGTCGCATCGAAGCTGGGTGAAGAGTATGACCCGATCATCGGCGGGAAGAGGATCAGGATGAAAGACAAGATCCGTTCTTTAAACCCGTCGAAGTTCGATGAGGTCGTCGGGCTGGTCTCCAGGGCAGACGTCAGACTGGCAGAGAAGGCGATAGACACGGCTCTAAAGACCTTTGAAACGTGGAAACTCGTACCCCCGGCAGAACGAGCGCGGTATCTCGTGAAGGCAGCGGCAGTCATGAGAAGAAGGAAGCTCGAACTTGCTGCATGGATGGTCTTCGAGATAGGAAAGAACTGGATGGAAGCAGATGCCGATGTGGCTGAAGCAATTGATTTCCTGGATTTCTATGCGAGGGAGATGATACGCTACTCACAACCTCAACCGACATTGCCCTATGCGGGGGAGGATAACGAACTCGTCTACATCCCCCTCGGAGTAGGGGTCGTAATCCCTCCGTGGAACTTCCCGCTTGCCATCCTGACGGGGATGACCTCCGCTTCCATCGTTGCCGGAAACACGGTCGTACTCAAGCCTGCCAGCGATACACCCGTCATCGCAGCAAAGTTCATGGAAGTCCTGGAAGAAGCTGGCTTGCCACCTGGAGTTGTGAACTATCTGCCTGGAAGCGGTGGCACAATCGGCGACTACCTCGTAACTCATCCAAAGACGAGGTTCATCACATTCACGGGTTCCAAGGAAGTGGGACTGAGGATCAACGCGCTGGCATCTAAGCACCAAAAGGGGCAGATCTGGATCAAGAGGGTCATCGCCGAGATGGGTGGAAAGGACACCATCATCGTCGACAGGGATACCGACCTGGATGCAGCCGTCGATGGAATCGTTAACTCCGCCTTTGGCTTTCAGGGGCAGAAATGTTCCGCTTGCTCGCGCGTCGTCGCCCTAAAGGAAGTCTATGATGAGTTGCTCAGAAAGCTGGTTGCCAGGGTGAAGAAGATAAAGACCGGTCCGGTCAGGGAATATGAGAACTACCTCGGTCCGGTCTCAAGCAAGAACGCCTTTGAATCCATCCTCAACTACATAGAGATCGGCAAGAAGGAGGGGAGTCTCCTCACGGGTGGCAAGAAGGTCCGAAGCGATGGTTGGTTCATCCAGCCGACAATAATTGCCGACGTGAAGCCAAATGCGAGGATCTCCCAGGAGGAGATCTTTGGCCCTGTCCTTGCCATAATCAAGGCGAGGAACTTTGACGAAGCCATGAAGATTGTTAACAACACTGAGTACGGTTTGACAGGGGGTGTCTATTCGAGAAAAAGAGAGCATCTCGAAAGGGCGAGGAAGGAGTTCCACGTCGGAAACCTTTACCTTAACAGGAAGATCACGGGAGCCCTCGTTGCGGTTCAGCCATTCGGCGGCTTCAACATGTCCGGTACCGATTCCAAGGCGGGAGGAAGGGATTACCTCCTCCTCTTCATGCAGGCCAAGACCATCACCGAGAGATTCTGA